The Scophthalmus maximus strain ysfricsl-2021 chromosome 7, ASM2237912v1, whole genome shotgun sequence genome includes a window with the following:
- the LOC118315374 gene encoding zona pellucida sperm-binding protein 3-like, with product MRGEHGNKMTTISVLLWLFCGALAAVAARELSWNMMSGAGSFGAQGPDPPADVQQEKQSFNQPMSWRFPDPPAEEEPHFPPDFELKTPEAADSVSAVCGVDSVRVEAKKDLLGIGKPVLPADVALGGCPATGEDPDTQVLVFESELHGCGSQLLMSEDSFVYVFTLTYTPSPLGNSPIVRTREVSVSIQCHYQRKHGVSSGHMVPTWNPYSVTESSEESLYFSIRLMTDDWQFPRPSAQYLLGDMMKLEISVKQFHHLPLRVLVDSCVATVIQNVDTVPRYNFLGNKGCLLDSQLTGSSSQFLPRTQDDKLQFELEAFRFQQDHSGVIFITCNLRATTAAAAVDATNKACSFSNGWSEASGGHRACSCCETDCGTGSQSPVTKMGPLWEQETAVGPIVVEERPLR from the exons aTGAGAGGTGAACACGGCAACAAGATGACGACCATCAGCGTGCTTCTCTGGCTGTTCTGCGGCGCTTTAGCAGCAGTGGCAGCTCGGGAGCTGAGCTGGAACATGATGTCTGGAGCCGGCAGTTTCGGAGCTCAGGGACCGGATCCACCAGCAG ATGTCCAACAGGAGAAGCAGTCTTTCAACCAACCGATGTCCTGGAGGTTTCCTGACCCGCCAGCTGAGGAGGAGCCTCACTTTCCTCCGGATTTCGAGCTGAAGACTCCGGAGGCGGCCGACAGCGTCAGCGCCGTCTGTGGCGTGGACTCTGTGCGAGTGGAAGCCAAGAAGGACCTGTTGGGGATCGGTAAACCGGTCCTGCCTGCAGACGTCGCGCTGGGAGGGTGTCCCGCCACGGGGGAGGACCCTGACACTCAGGTCCTGGTCTTTGAGTCGGAGCTGCATGGATGTGGCAGCCAGCTGCTG ATGTCCGAGGACTCGTTTGTCTACGTCTTCACGCTGACCTACACGCCCAGTCCTCTGGGAAACAGTCCAATCGTCCGCACCAGAGAAGTCTCTGTCAGCATCCAGTGTCACTACCAGAG GAAGCATGGTGTGAGCAGTGGGCATATGGTGCCAACCTGGAATCCGTACAGTGTCACCGAATCTTCAGAGGAAAGTCTCTACTTCTCCATCAGACTCATGACTG ACGATTGGCAGTTTCCTCGTCCATCCGCCCAGTACCTGCTGGGAGACATGATGAAGTTAGAAATTTCAGTCAAACAGTTTCACCACCTCCCCCTCAGAGTGCTGGTGGACAGCTGCGTGGCCACCGTGATCCAAAACGTAGACACCGTCCCTCGATACAACTTCCTGGGAAACAAAGG GTGTCTGTTAGACAGCCAGCTGACGGGCTCCAGCTCTCAGTTCCTGCCTCGGACTCAGGACGACAAACTGCAGTTTGAACTGGAGGCGTTCAGGTTCCAGCAGGATCACAGCGGCGTG ATCTTCATCACCTGCAATCTGAGGGCCACCACCGCGGCTGCAGCCGTCGATGCCACCAACAAGGCCTGTTCCTTCTCCAACGG gtggtcAGAGGCCAGTGGCGGGCACCGAGCCTGTTCCTGCTGTGAAACGGACTGTGGGACAGGAAGCCAGAGTCCCGTGACCAAAATGG GGCCTCTGTGGGAACAGGAAACTGCTGTTGGACCGATCGTGGTGGAGGAGAGACCCCTACGCTGA